Part of the Onthophagus taurus isolate NC chromosome 11, IU_Otau_3.0, whole genome shotgun sequence genome is shown below.
CTGCTTATCTATAACTCCTActtcttattttattgcaACCCTACAGGATTGGCGAATGTAACTTGTATCAAATCCTACCGATTCCCTTGGAATTTCTTGatcttttaaaaacaataagagCTCGTAATACCAAAGATTTGGCTTATATACCTGTTCAAAACCAGACCcagatttttttgaatcgGTAACTTTctcaaattcttttctaaagcAACTAcgtaaagaatttattttttttataacatctttttttttgcgtTTGAGTCAACttcagttaatttttttactaatttcTTGTAAGCCTCTTCTTTTAagcttttatttgtataatCTTTAGATTTTAACTTCCATATACAGTGGTGTCTCACACAACGAACTGAATTCGTTCCAGGAGCAAGTTTGTTATGCGAAAAGTTCGTTATGTGAAACGCGTTTTCCCATAACAATACatacatgttataaaaaaataattcgttCTGTAGCATAAAATATGCTAAGATgacataaaaaaagataaattttttgttattatttttatttagatacatacatctaaaaacataatttaaaaaaaaacacatttttttaattttaagacaGACAAAGTAGAGTCTACCGAATCTTGCACATCTTCATCCATTTTCTGCTTTTTGGCCGATGGTTTCATGAAAAACCTGTCCAAAGTCGtttgtttttctcttttttccaACATCTGCCGAAAATAACGGACAAGAGTATTGTAGTAAAGATCGTTGATCCTGTTTGCTTCAGCTGAATTCGGATAGTGGGCATTGGTAAACTCCTGAACTGCTTTCCATTTGACCAGGATGTTCTTGATGTCAGCAGTTGGGATTGGTTGATTGTTTGATTGTTGCTCCTCGTTATCAGATGACGCTTCCCTTTGAGCATTGTCCTGTTGCTGGATCAGAAGTGCTTGGAGCTCTTCAGTTGTCAGTTCTTCTTCGTGTTCCTCAATAAGCTCCTCTACATCCTCTTCCTCTACCTCTAATTCCAACCTTTCGGCCACTGTGATGATGTCCTTCACCACTTCCGTGTCATCAACTACTGCTTCTTCCTGGGTCCACGAAGGCACAAGCATCTTCCAAGCAGAAATGAGGGTCCTTTGTGACACTTCTTCCCAGGCCTTCTGTATAAGTCGTATTGCCATAAGGACATCAAATTTTTCCTTCCAAAACTTTCGGACAGTCATATTGTCTCCACCAAACTCGCATTCTTCAAACACCTTATTAAAGAGGGCTCTAGTGTAGAGTTTTTTAAAGTTCGCAATAACTTGCTGATCCATTAGCTGAAGAATGGATGTGGTGTTTGGTGGCAAATACTGCACCTTGATAAAAGGATAATTTTCCTGCAATATTTTCTCTAGGTCTTTTGGATGAGAAGGGGCATTGTCAAGTGTCAGAAGGGCTTTGAGCGGCAGTTCTTTTTCCAGCAAGAATTTCTTCACGGCAGGAGCAAAGGTTTCCAGAATCCATTCGTTGAAGATAACTTTTCCAGAAAAGACCCGTGTTAAGAAATAGTCGACACCGGCGCGGGAAAAATCTGAGACGCTTATAGAAAGTTACTTAAGTTGGGTGATTCGACTGGCACTGTAACGGGACGCATATGATTTAAATCGAGATATTCGCGCATAAATTTACTATACGCGGTCTTGAAGCTTTCATCCCGCGCGAATCTTAACTCGGAACGAGAAAAAGTCTTAACAGCGATCATATAAGAATTTCCCAGTTCACGCGGAGATTTTCGAAATGGTAAACGAACAATAAAACGTCCAGAGCTGTCACGCGAATGTAAATTGACGAAATCTTTCTCACAATCAATTTCGTCGGTAGATAAACACGGCTTAGAACTTGATTCTTCTTCTATCGTCCAGAACTTTTGCATTAAATCCGCGAATTCACGCGGATATTGAACACTGAAAACCATACGGGTTGAAGTTTGATTGTGATTGATTCGACAGTACGCCGGAAAGAATCCATCCAAACGCGGTTTGCTGAGCAATCAAAGAACCATCACTACTTCGTTTAACAccattttgaagaattttagAATATAAACTCACACCAAGAATCAAATCAATTCTTTTTGATGATGAGATATCTGAATCGGCTAACGGTAAATTCAGTAGCTCAATCGGTAACTGAGcagaatatttttgaggtaaatAAGCGGTTAATTTCGGCAATATTAACGCTTCCTCGTTGAATGAAAGAAATGGATTGAATTGCGAACTTAATTGAACTGTAACAATTCCGTTTGAAATACTTGTACGTTGCGAACCAATTCCGGAAATAGGAATACTTGCTGATTTTCGTGGAAGTTGAAGCTGTTGTACAAGTGACTCGGTGATGAAAGAAACTTCGGATGCTTGGTCAATAAGGGCTCGAACGATGAGGGAATGTCCACGCGATGATTCAATCCGTACTAAAGCTGTAGCCAACAGTACCGGAGCATGAATGTGGTGCGAATGTAAAAGATGATTCGATACGGTTAAGTCATTAGCGGTGATGCTCGGTTGTTCTTGTATGGGCGCGAAAACTGTTCCTGACTTTGAAGGTTCAACTGAAGATTGTATACTAGTTGAAGTTGAGCGTCGTGGCGCGTCGTGAAGAGACGTATGGTGAGATTTGCGACAAACGCGACATCGTTTAGAAACGCGACATTTGTTGACGGTATGTGAACCAAGACAATTGAAGCATAACTTCCGGGATATCACAAAATCCTGCCGTTCTGCCGGGCTTTTTGAAAGGTAAGCCGGACATGAAGAAATGTAATGCGCTGAGTTGCACATAACACAACCATTTACAGGAGAAGAAGCATTATGAGCTTTCACACTAGAGACTTTAGAACCCGTTGAAATGGAATGCACTTTACGGCTAGATTGAAGATTTTCGACAGCTTCCAAGGTGTGAATACGGTTCATCAGAAAGTCCTCAAGCTCATCGAACGTTGACGGATCGCGATGATTTCCAATCGATCTCTCCCATTCTTTAACGGCGTCTGTATCTAATTTTCGTACGATTAAATATACGAGAATATAGTCCCAATGCTGAATCGGACACTTCAATACTTTTAAGGCACCGAAAGCTTCTTTAATTTCCCCGACAAGACGTTTAAGTTCGCTAGACGAATCACTCTTTACGGCACGCGCggaaaataaaatcgataattGAGTCTCAATTAATAACCGTCGATTTTCATACCGGTCAATCAATATTTGCCACGATCTTGAAAAGTTATTACCCAAGTTATTACCCAATTGGCGTATTTACCGTCGAAGGTTGGAAGATCAATTTTCGGTAAATGACGCGAACGCGATGACGAATAACTGACgtttgaaaaaacttttgtatCAACTTCCGGGGTCGGAGAGAGCGGAAGAGGATTTAAGGGGTCATATacgtttttcaacttaaaaaaaatcgattttttgttttatacatattttgaaagttacATCTTTTACGAACATTTTAAGTCTACAATTGAGTCGATATTTGAATTATTGACGAAGTTATAGCCGTTTGAACAAAACCGGTCGAATAACTCGTTATAACGTTATAACGTGTTACTGTTAAACACCGTGCGAATTTATTTAGTTGGTAATATTTTAGCTTTAGTGCGTGTGTTTTCAATTGATTTCAATCAATTTCAATCAAACGTCAAAAATGCCACGACGCGTAACTGTTGACCGGAAGGGTTCGCGAGCAGATAACAGAAGACCTTCTCGGTCCGTAAAAAGAGTTCCTCCatcaaaaaaaagaatagaCTCCGAAAAAGCTACGATGAGTGCATcgacgaaaaaattaaaagtggttAAAGATTGCGAGGTGAGCGTAGACTCTTCTTTCGGCTACCGAATTTTAAACTTTGTCACCGTATTTACGGCTATTAGTGCTGGTGTACAGTGCAAAAAATGTGGTGGTGACGTAAATTTTATGGAAGATGACATTCGGGGCCTTggattcaaaattgttttacaTTGCGATAAGTGTGATTACGCGTATTCCATCGTGCCCTCAAATAGATAAAGCTTATGAAATAAATAGACGATTTGTTTTTGCAATGAGAATTGTAGGATTGGGGCAATCTGCTATGCGGAAGTTTTGCGGACTAATGGATTTACCAAAACCTGTAGGCCAGTCAACGTACGATGCCATTATACGAAGCATTCACAGTGCTGTAAAAACTGTTAGTTGTGTTTTGATGAAAGAAGCGGTTACTGAAGAAAAAATAGCGACGAAGGAAAAAGGAACCATTGATAATGAAGCTGGAATTGCCGTTTCCGGGGATGGAACCTGGAAAAAGCGAGGCTTCTCTTCTCGTTTTGGCGTGACTACACTTATCGGAATTTTGACAGGGAAAGTTGTAGATATTCTGGTAAAATTATCTTACTGCAAAGCCTGCGAATTTTGGGAAAAAAGAACTAACACCGCTGAATATGAGGAATGGAAACAAGAACATGAGTGTTTCGCAAATCACACAGGCAGCGCAGGAAAAGTGGAAGTGGAAGGAATGCAGGAAATGTTTCAACGGTCCGTAGAACTGCATGCAGTAAAATACCTGCATTATATCGGGAATGGTGATTGTAAGACGTTTAACTGTATTCTAAAAACAAACCCCTATGATATTCCGGTTATCAAAAAAGAGTGTGTAGGTCACGTACAAAAGAGAATGGGAACTCGTCTTCGTGCACTAAAGAAAAACACGAAAGGTCTTGGAGGAAAAGGTAAACTAACGGGCAAATGTATAGACGAGTTGCAGACATACTACGGTTTAGCCATCAGGAGAAATGCGGATTCAATGGAAAAAATGAAAGCAGCTATCTGGGCGACGTTTCTTCATAAAATTTCAACAGATGAAAAACCACAACATGAAAACTGTCCTTCTGGAGAAGATTCGTGGTGCTCCTGGCAACGAGCGTATGCTACCAACACTCTTACTGGCTATAAACATAAGACTGCTCTTCCCCAGAATATCCAAGATGCAATTCGACCCATCTATGAAGATTTGAGCAGAGACGATTTGTTGTCAAGGTCTGTTGGCGGATATACGTAGAATAACAACGAAAGCCTGAACGCTCTTATCTGGAAGATTGCTTCAAAAGAGACTTATTGTACTGCTGTAACTGTTGAAATAGCCGCATACATTGCAGCAGCAGTCTTCAATAAAGGTCACATGAGCCTGTTAACAATGTTGCAGACATTGAATGTGTCTATAGGTAATGCAGCCTATAACATGTGTCAGGAAATCGATGCCCAACGGATTTGCACGGCTGAACTTAGGACGCTGGAAGCGACAAAAGAGAGCCGAATTCGTCGCACACAAAATCGATTACGATTGCTGGACGGTCATACTGTAGATGAAGGTCAGCTTTATGGCGCAGGCATCGCCGATTAGTGGTAAGTAACATTTTTCTACACGTTTACTTTTGCAAAACTTTAaacgtatttttctcaaaacacGACTTTTAAATACGGTGGGCACGATAACTACCTCACCATTTGTCCGATTAACTTCATCTTGTATATACGCGTTCCTCATATGATTCTTTATCGGTTGACGAGAGCTTTTTTTGAAAAGATCAACGATGTTAAATATGATCAAGAAATATAACTCCTTTTTCgatcaaaattataacaagTTTTTCAAAGTACAACCCAAgcgcaataatttttttttttaaatccccTCGTTAACCGTGATGTAGGGTCCCAAAGAACAACAAAagctcaaaaaattttgtttcagaTCAATTCTAGAAGCTGAACAACACCCACCACTCCTTCCTGCGCGAAAAAGGACGTCCTACCTCAATGCAGTTACAGACGTcatatttttctgtattttgttttttgtatgtTTCTCCATTTCTGTAAAACttaacctttgtaatagaaaaaaaaacaatttaattgatctaataattttctaagaaTCCTCGGTGGTAGTTATACCATTTTTCAGAATCGATAAACGTATATGACTCCTTAACAAATCAAGCAATGTCCCCTTAGCATCGAAATAAGCTTCCTCACATTCAGAAGAAATGTCCTCGGTGAAATATATCGTATCCGAATACTTGTCGCGATAttgaattaattgtttataagcATTATTAAACTCATCCCAATTATAAAAGCTTTGAACAACCCGTTTCATCGGCATTGAACACTTGTTGTGGGCAGTATCCTTCatccttaataaatttttgaaagttaATAGAGAACTTTTCTGCTTCTTTCTTGTCTTGACTAACGACTGCCTGCAGCGCCTGCGCGAAGCTCGGGCGACTTCGTTGTGTGAAGCGAAGTTTGTTGTATGAATCATGAAATGAACGAACAGGAAGTTCGTTGTGTGCAGCGTTCGCTGTGCGAGGCATCACTGTacattcattttctttatagaTGTCAATGAACTCTCTCATAACCTcctcatatttttttgatgtatttcGCGACATGTTGAGAAAACTGATGCTTGACTCGAATAAATTAACATACGCATTCATACTTACCTTCGGACTTGCACGAAAAATCATACCTCATCTGATTTATTTCGAGCCGCGCCCGGAACTGAACGCGTGTTACCGtggtatttttttgttaaaagcaGACGGTTGGTTTGAATATGTTTATTTACAgttatacagcgtgtcccgtatcttccgcatcagagcattatacggttgtagaatacattattctgaagcgatctttctaataaaattttttcgaaatgtttataataaccgcacgggaactgtttaacgacgaccaataacggacaactttgattaatcgaaaaagtttatttctctttccatgacgaatttattggtgagtacacgtgggaaacgagttatcatcggcgtagaggaccggccgagggtggcaccgattacctgagtctgatttgcgatctgctgattggacgaaaaacagttcctttaaacagttcccgtgcggttattataaacatttcgaaaaaattttattagaaagatcgcttcagaataatgtatcctacaaccgtataatgctctgatgcggaagatacgggacacgctgtatactAGGGATATTATACTATATACAGATACGGCGAATGACGACCATCAACGGAGAGCGTCGAAGGCAGGTGTCGTTTGAATATGAGACTTGTTTGACGTGTTGGATCTTCTTGACGTTGTACTGTTGTCGCTGTTCGGTTGGAACTGTCTTCTTTTTGCCCTCACCCTTCTTTTAACCCCAAGGGTGGCTAGGGTGAACAAAAGCGCGTTATCCGACCGACGATGGGTTGCTTCGAAAGCCCCGCTCTAATTGGCTGCGACCGATCTCGAACCCCAGGCGAACCGGAGAACGAATTTGACACTTTCT
Proteins encoded:
- the LOC139431814 gene encoding uncharacterized protein, whose product is MFVKDLKNVYDPLNPLPLSPTPEVDTKVFSNVSYSSSRSRHLPKIDLPTFDGKYANWSDSSSELKRLVGEIKEAFGALKVLKCPIQHWDYILVYLIVRKLDTDAVKEWERSIGNHRDPSTFDELEDFLMNRIHTLEAVENLQSSRKVHSISTGSKVSSVKAHNASSPVNGCVMCNSAHYISSCPAYLSKSPAERQDFVISRKLCFNCLGSHTVNKCRVSKRCRVCRKSHHTSLHDAPRRSTSTSIQSSVEPSKSGTVFAPIQEQPSITANDLTVSNHLLHSHHIHAPVLLATALVRIESSRGHSLIVRALIDQASEVSFITESLVQQLQLPRKSASIPISGIGSQRTSISNGIVTVQLSSQFNPFLSFNEEALILPKLTAYLPQKYSAQLPIELLNLPLADSDISSSKRIDLILGVSLYSKILQNGVKRSSDGSLIAQQTAFGWILSGVLSNQSQSNFNPYGFQCSISA